CCCTCTTTTTGAACTATCCGGAATTTCCGGATAGTTGACTCCAGGCTTAGTTCCTGCTGTGCGTATATGTTCTTCAGATGTTCATTGATGGTTCGCACGTCAACATCAAAAAGCGCCGCCATCAGTTTCTGGGACAGCCAGATGGTTTCATCCTCGTACCGGGCTTCGATGCTCTGCTCTCCTGCTTGGCCCGTAAAGATCAGGAACTCAGCCGTGCTGTTGCGGATCAATTGGTTTTTCTTAGCCATTGTCCCTCCCTGGCCGTGACTTTTTAGATAAGAGGTTCATTTGATCAGTTGAGGAGTCCCAGCCCTCTCATGCCGGTGTCCGCCTTCAGGGAGGGAAGCCATGAATTGGGCGATTGCGGCAGGGGGTCAAAAACTGCCCGATGCCGGCGCGTGCCGTTCGGTCTGTCGAACCGTTAACCGACTGGCGAATATGGTCAAGCGCATGCAAGGGCGTCATGTCTGCCTGTGTTGCAGAGAGGCCATTGGACCCGCCCTCTCCCGGGAATTCAACGTGTTCATCCCCATCCCCAAAGCCCGATCCCATCACCCTGCGGACAACTGACGGCTTGAGCGCATACAAAAAGCCAGCAGTCGCTCCGTCAGCTTCGGGACACCTTCTCAATCCTTATTCCGACCTGCTCGAATCAATTAAGTCAGCAAGCGACTACGTCCCTTATTCCACCCCAATTTCCTATCCCAAAGAAAAGCATAAAATCATAGACGTCCCCCATGCTCCCCACTGTGGGGGCCGCAGAGGTTTTCCGCACATGCGTCGGTCGGGGTTTTCCCTTCCCGGGATTCACACTCCATGGCTGACTCCATTCCATCCTCTCGATCTGGCCCCATGCTCAGTCGAAGAAACCTTAAAACCTTACAGCGTTTCCGTGGCCCATAACTGCCTGAGGCCACACAAAAAGCCAACAGCCGCTCCGTGAGTCTCGGGACACCTTTTCAATCCTTAATCCGACCTGGTCGAATCAATAAAGTCAGAAGGCGGTTGCGTCCCCTATTCCATGATGGGGATTTGTTTAGGTCAAAAACTTTACTAACCTTTCTCTAAGCTTCTCTTCGTCTTTTAGTTCGCATTCCCAAATGACTTCAACACGCCAGCCCATCTCATTGAGCCGCCTTACATGTTCTCTGTCACGCTCAATGGTCGTTGCAAATTTTTCATGCCAGAATGACAATCTACTTTTTGGATTATAGGCGAACTTGCATCCGTCATGTCTGTGCCAGAAGCATCCGTGAACAAAAATTACTGTCTTATGTTTCGGGAGAACAATATCCGGTTTTCCGGGTAAATCTTTTCTGTGGATTCGGAATCGAAATCCGCATCTGTGCAGAATCGATCTAACAACTATCTCAGGCTTAGTATTCTTGCCCCCGATCCGCGACATATTCCAACTGCGCTTCTCTTTAGTTAAGTTGTCCATTTCACAACATGTTCATTTTGATAAAATCTTAGATACAATCTCCGCAATCTGGTATGCGAGCAAAGGTGGCACAGCATTGCCTACCTGTATGTATTGCTGAGTTCGTGGACCACAGAATAAATAGTTGTCCGGAAAAGTCTGAAGTCTTGCTGCTTCTCGAACGGTCAAACTCCTGCACTGGGTGGGGTCATAGTGGACATAATAGTGTCCATCTTTCGAAATGTGGCTCATTACAGTTGTTGCGGGTCGAAAAGCTGCCTGAACCCTGAACCTATCTGAAAAATCTCCACTCCTCGTCTCTCCATTTGCAGCTTTGCTGGCGTTCTTGTGGAGAGGCAGAAGTTCCTCGGGGAATTCACAAAGGTTAGGGGAGAACCCCTTAACTTTCGTATAGCAGGCTGCAAAAAAATATCTGTACAGGTCTTCATCCATATGAGACCTAGTGCTACTGTTACACACACCTCCAAGCCGCCCATCGACATAGCTTTCGGTCGATGCTGTCCTAGTGACGTTGTAGCGGACGAATTCGGAGCCTCTGTCTTTAAGTGGGCGGCGGAGCGATTCTGTTTGAGCAACGATTTCCTGATATATTTCACTCGAGGTTTCATCTTGGCTCATCCGTTTCAGCCATTTTTCATGCCGTATCTTTCGAAGCCACTCGAGCCATCTTTCCGGGCTGTCCTTACCGTTCGAAAAACCGCTGCGCAGCCTTGGAAGGGTGTGTAGAACTCTCCTCGTAGAAACGGATCTGCGCTTTTCCAAAGTCAATGCCCCTCGCGTGTCAATGTCTTCCCTGACCCCAACCAAGAACACTCTGTGGCGTGCCTGAGGAACTCCGTATTCTTCGCTTCTAATAACAAAATCATCAAGCCTTGCATATTTTGGCTGGCCTGCTGAATTTACAGCCTCAGGCGTCTTTGCGAGTGAAAATAGCCTGTATGTGTATTTTCTCTTACGCGAATTCTTTCTGTATGTTGCACCCGGATTTCCAAGGTCTTTGAGAATCTTCTCAAAAATGAAGTCGCCGTTAACTTTTGAAGACAAAATGCCCCTGACATTTTCCATAACAAAAATGGAAGGCCAGTGGCTGGCGATAATCCTCAGGTATTCCCTATATAAGAAATGCCTGTCGTCATTTTCTGCAACATAATTCTTGACGCCCTTGTTTCTTGATCTGCCAGCTGTCGAATACGCCTGGCATGGAGGGCCCCCGATCAGGACCCAGAAAGGACTATTTCCAATAGCATTTCTTAACCGGTTATCAACTTCATCCGGATTAACATCGCCCAGTTCCGCCCGCCAAGCCTGCTCCTCTGCCATTTCAGCCTCACGTTGGTATTGATTATAAAGCTGC
This DNA window, taken from Deltaproteobacteria bacterium, encodes the following:
- the vsr gene encoding DNA mismatch endonuclease Vsr, with the translated sequence MDNLTKEKRSWNMSRIGGKNTKPEIVVRSILHRCGFRFRIHRKDLPGKPDIVLPKHKTVIFVHGCFWHRHDGCKFAYNPKSRLSFWHEKFATTIERDREHVRRLNEMGWRVEVIWECELKDEEKLRERLVKFLT
- a CDS encoding DNA cytosine methyltransferase: MEFERIPVIDLFAGPGGLGEGFSKFNTDTGFAFEIKLSIEKDLHAHTTLRLRRFFWHFRGKNVPEEYYMHLRGEITLEQLYNQYQREAEMAEEQAWRAELGDVNPDEVDNRLRNAIGNSPFWVLIGGPPCQAYSTAGRSRNKGVKNYVAENDDRHFLYREYLRIIASHWPSIFVMENVRGILSSKVNGDFIFEKILKDLGNPGATYRKNSRKRKYTYRLFSLAKTPEAVNSAGQPKYARLDDFVIRSEEYGVPQARHRVFLVGVREDIDTRGALTLEKRRSVSTRRVLHTLPRLRSGFSNGKDSPERWLEWLRKIRHEKWLKRMSQDETSSEIYQEIVAQTESLRRPLKDRGSEFVRYNVTRTASTESYVDGRLGGVCNSSTRSHMDEDLYRYFFAACYTKVKGFSPNLCEFPEELLPLHKNASKAANGETRSGDFSDRFRVQAAFRPATTVMSHISKDGHYYVHYDPTQCRSLTVREAARLQTFPDNYLFCGPRTQQYIQVGNAVPPLLAYQIAEIVSKILSK